From the genome of Leguminivora glycinivorella isolate SPB_JAAS2020 chromosome Z, LegGlyc_1.1, whole genome shotgun sequence, one region includes:
- the LOC125241793 gene encoding chromatin modification-related protein EAF7-like isoform X2 — MPAPYSERWERTKRYLLRNFLVNPGFQLSPIPEEDRSSPDGESLPDLIVEPEPNRHDHAPDFYDALERRMRRYYRQLFLGEDESEDSSSDFEVNRSMSSTFINTRKDVTRNDINIDSDQDVSITNENQPIIENEDDLQEKDTSELITCASSHTSIDDLNKSSTVEDSQTIESSTESDPNENTEVIIYESSDDITKIRREESETIENKSVEDDSTEQCHRISTTVAQIHGSPARASVQFDSGSPVLIPRVLQFRRTVFGSGFASRLSGQSVNVLNTSGQNIDRVPTKTAEESNIQDITIVEPDTEVQKLLTDSELTRISIDKTFITAVNTGTDHNQEDVLEKRENINTEDDFQENERDEDNESNQDEAEITDIGNESIEWNKDGVDDDEDGFDFAIRKGEFARKARDLVFRTSDSFENLEPIAHTTENFDNEEFEPVEEMREAQGSGANESWHGGADQTSPALAFETKTSAERLEECSDTEISASTEDETVEDNIQNLNYARVDDFWSVSSVEVDLDNSNDNSSKKRRSDSSDDLPLRKRKKDMTTQTGLEEKLQWESVRKDLFVGLPLVLRLCRCQDHVCS, encoded by the exons ATGCCGGCTCCATATAGTGAAAGATGGGAGAGAACAAAGCGGTACTTACTACGGAACTTCCTGGTAAACCCCG GTTTCCAACTATCCCCCATCCCGGAAGAGGACCGTTCGTCGCCGGACGGCGAAAGCTTGCCGGACCTGATCGTGGAGCCGGAGCCGAACCGCCACGACCACGCGCCGGACTTTTACGACGCTCTCGAGCGAAGGATGCGGCGGTACTACCGGCAGCTCTTTCTAG GAGAAGATGAGAGCGAAGACAGCAGCTCCGACTTTGAAGTAAATCGAAGTATGTCCAGCACTTTCATCAACACCAGGAAAGATGTAACAAGAAATGATATAAACATAGATTCTGATCAAGATGTTTCAATAACTAATGAAAATCAACCAATAATTGAGAATGAAGACGATTTACAAGAAAAAGATACCAGTGAACTAATAACCTGCGCGTCTAGTCATACATCTATTGATGATTTAAATAAGTCTTCAACTGTAGAAGACAGTCAAACTATCGAATCTTCAACTGAATCTGATCCAAATGAAAACACAGAAGTAATTATATACGAGTCTTCTGATGATATTACTAAAATCAGACGTGAAGAATCTGAAACTATTGAAAATAAATCAGTTGAAGATGACTCAACGGAACAATGTCATAGAATATCGACAACAGTAGCACAGATACACGGATCGCCTGCAAGAGCTTCTGTTCAGTTTGACAGCGGGAGCCCAGTGCTGATCCCTCGGGTGCTACAATTCAGGAGAACAGTATTTGGATCTGGATTTGCTTCAAGGTTATCTGGGCAGAGCGTGAATGTTTTGAACACTTCTG GTCAAAATATTGACCGCGTTCCAACAAAAACAGCTGAAGAATCAAATATACAAGATATAACAATCGTAGAACCAGATACAGAAGTGCAAAAACTACTAACAGACAGTGAACTTACAAGAATTAGTATAGATAAAACATTTATCACTGCAGTAAACACAGGAACGGATCATAATCAAGAAG ATGTCCTTGAGAAGAGAGAGAATATAAATACTGAAGATGATTTTCAAGAAAATGAACGTGATGAAGATAACGAATCAAACCAAGATGAAGCTGAAATAACAGATATAGGTAATGAATCTATTGAGTGGAATAAAGATGGAGTAGACGATGACGAAGATGGGTTCGACTTCGCTATTAGAAAAGGAGAGTTTGCTCGCAAAGCACGTGATCTAGTTTTCCGTACTTCAGATTCTTTTGAGAATTTAGAGCCTATCGCTCATACTACAGAGAATTTTGATAATGAAGAATTTGAGCCAGTTGAGGAGATGAGAGAAGCTCAAGGGTCTGGAGCTAATGAGTCCTGGCACGGAGGGGCAGATCAGACAAGTCCTGCGTTGGCATTTGAAACCAAGACAA gtGCAGAAAGACTTGAAGAATGCTCCGACACTGAAATAAGCGCATCTACAGAAGATGAAACCGTAGAAGACAACATTCAAAATCTCAACTACGCTCGTGTAGATGATTTCTGGTCAGTATCGTCCGTAGAAGTAGATCTCGATAATTCAAATGATAATAGTTCAAAAAAAAGAAGATCCGATTCGAGTGACGATTTACCGTTGAGAAAAAGGAAAAAAGATATGACGACGCAAACTGGTTTAGAAGAGAAATTGCAATGGGAGAGTGTAAGGAAAGATCTTTTTGTAGGTTTACCGCTTGTGTTGAGGCTGTGTAGGTGCCAAGATCATGTTTGTTCTTGA
- the LOC125241793 gene encoding protein PFC0760c-like isoform X1: MPAPYSERWERTKRYLLRNFLVNPGFQLSPIPEEDRSSPDGESLPDLIVEPEPNRHDHAPDFYDALERRMRRYYRQLFLGEDESEDSSSDFEVNRSMSSTFINTRKDVTRNDINIDSDQDVSITNENQPIIENEDDLQEKDTSELITCASSHTSIDDLNKSSTVEDSQTIESSTESDPNENTEVIIYESSDDITKIRREESETIENKSVEDDSTEQCHRISTTVAQIHGSPARASVQFDSGSPVLIPRVLQFRRTVFGSGFASRLSGQSVNVLNTSGQNIDRVPTKTAEESNIQDITIVEPDTEVQKLLTDSELTRISIDKTFITAVNTGTDHNQEDVLEKRENINTEDDFQENERDEDNESNQDEAEITDIGNESIEWNKDGVDDDEDGFDFAIRKGEFARKARHLVFRTSDSFENLEPIAHTTDTGTDHNQEDVLEKRENINTEDDFQENERDEDNESNQDEAEITDIGNESIEWNKDGVDDDEDGFDFAIRKGEFARKARDLVFRTSDSFENLEPIAHTTENFDNEEFEPVEEMREAQGSGANESWHGGADQTSPALAFETKTSAERLEECSDTEISASTEDETVEDNIQNLNYARVDDFWSVSSVEVDLDNSNDNSSKKRRSDSSDDLPLRKRKKDMTTQTGLEEKLQWESVRKDLFVGLPLVLRLCRCQDHVCS; the protein is encoded by the exons ATGCCGGCTCCATATAGTGAAAGATGGGAGAGAACAAAGCGGTACTTACTACGGAACTTCCTGGTAAACCCCG GTTTCCAACTATCCCCCATCCCGGAAGAGGACCGTTCGTCGCCGGACGGCGAAAGCTTGCCGGACCTGATCGTGGAGCCGGAGCCGAACCGCCACGACCACGCGCCGGACTTTTACGACGCTCTCGAGCGAAGGATGCGGCGGTACTACCGGCAGCTCTTTCTAG GAGAAGATGAGAGCGAAGACAGCAGCTCCGACTTTGAAGTAAATCGAAGTATGTCCAGCACTTTCATCAACACCAGGAAAGATGTAACAAGAAATGATATAAACATAGATTCTGATCAAGATGTTTCAATAACTAATGAAAATCAACCAATAATTGAGAATGAAGACGATTTACAAGAAAAAGATACCAGTGAACTAATAACCTGCGCGTCTAGTCATACATCTATTGATGATTTAAATAAGTCTTCAACTGTAGAAGACAGTCAAACTATCGAATCTTCAACTGAATCTGATCCAAATGAAAACACAGAAGTAATTATATACGAGTCTTCTGATGATATTACTAAAATCAGACGTGAAGAATCTGAAACTATTGAAAATAAATCAGTTGAAGATGACTCAACGGAACAATGTCATAGAATATCGACAACAGTAGCACAGATACACGGATCGCCTGCAAGAGCTTCTGTTCAGTTTGACAGCGGGAGCCCAGTGCTGATCCCTCGGGTGCTACAATTCAGGAGAACAGTATTTGGATCTGGATTTGCTTCAAGGTTATCTGGGCAGAGCGTGAATGTTTTGAACACTTCTG GTCAAAATATTGACCGCGTTCCAACAAAAACAGCTGAAGAATCAAATATACAAGATATAACAATCGTAGAACCAGATACAGAAGTGCAAAAACTACTAACAGACAGTGAACTTACAAGAATTAGTATAGATAAAACATTTATCACTGCAGTAAACACAGGAACGGATCATAATCAAGAAGATGTCCTTGAGAAGAGAGAGAATATAAATACTGAAGATGATTTTCAAGAAAATGAACGTGATGAAGATAACGAATCAAACCAAGATGAAGCTGAAATAACAGATATAGGTAATGAATCTATTGAGTGGAATAAAGATGGAGTAGACGATGACGAAGATGGGTTCGACTTCGCTATTAGAAAAGGAGAGTTTGCTCGCAAAGCACGTCATCTAGTTTTCCGTACTTCAGATTCTTTTGAGAATTTAGAGCCTATCGCTCATACTACAGACACAGGAACGGATCATAATCAAGAAGATGTCCTTGAGAAGAGAGAGAATATAAATACTGAAGATGATTTTCAAGAAAATGAACGTGATGAAGATAACGAATCAAACCAAGATGAAGCTGAAATAACAGATATAGGTAATGAATCTATTGAGTGGAATAAAGATGGAGTAGACGATGACGAAGATGGGTTCGACTTCGCTATTAGAAAAGGAGAGTTTGCTCGCAAAGCACGTGATCTAGTTTTCCGTACTTCAGATTCTTTTGAGAATTTAGAGCCTATCGCTCATACTACAGAGAATTTTGATAATGAAGAATTTGAGCCAGTTGAGGAGATGAGAGAAGCTCAAGGGTCTGGAGCTAATGAGTCCTGGCACGGAGGGGCAGATCAGACAAGTCCTGCGTTGGCATTTGAAACCAAGACAA gtGCAGAAAGACTTGAAGAATGCTCCGACACTGAAATAAGCGCATCTACAGAAGATGAAACCGTAGAAGACAACATTCAAAATCTCAACTACGCTCGTGTAGATGATTTCTGGTCAGTATCGTCCGTAGAAGTAGATCTCGATAATTCAAATGATAATAGTTCAAAAAAAAGAAGATCCGATTCGAGTGACGATTTACCGTTGAGAAAAAGGAAAAAAGATATGACGACGCAAACTGGTTTAGAAGAGAAATTGCAATGGGAGAGTGTAAGGAAAGATCTTTTTGTAGGTTTACCGCTTGTGTTGAGGCTGTGTAGGTGCCAAGATCATGTTTGTTCTTGA